The genome window aaattatttttattttttacaacttgTTTTCATCATTTAGCTCTGACCTAAGATGACTTGTTGAATCAATTGTGACAAACATTGTGATCCTAGCATTAATCATCTCTTTGCTCAAACATCAAAACTTCGATTCATAACTCAAGATAGACGCTATcgaatttttaattattattttctttttaagagaaaaaagaaagaaagatggaCTCGGCAAATTAGGGTGAGTTGGAAGTTTGCAAGATTTTATCAAATCACAATGGACATGGCAAAAGTAgccatttaataaattaaaacaaactctaTTTACAGACTCTAACGCAAATTACTAGACAAAACTAATGAATGTTCAAGAATGAAAGAATCATGGACTACTAGTTGTCTTCCTAAATATCTCTGccacaaaaatataaaacccacATCGGGAAATCCCTTTCTACTCGCTTGTTGAAGGGACTCCAGCTCCATCGTCACCTGAACTGGAAGCTACCTCGGGTCTAATCTCTTCTAGTTGCTGGAGAACCTGCTGAACTTCCGGTCGAGCTGACGGGGAAGGATCAACACAATGCAAAGCCAGTTTTAATGTGTTTAGCAACTCATCACCAATTGTAGATGCATCCCTCATCAACTCTAAATCGAAAACTTCATTTGTCCACTCCTCTTTTACAATAGAGGCAACCCACTGAGGCAAATCCACACCATTCAATGCCTCACCAGGAGACTTTCCTGTTAGGAGCTCCAATATGATAACCCCAAGACTGTATACATCAGTTTTCGTGTTGGCTTTCTTGAGCTTTGAAAGCTCAGGTGCTCGATAGCCTAATGCTCCTGCAGTAGCAATCACATTAGAATTAGCAGCAGCTGTCATTAGCCGAGAGAGGCCAAAGTCTGCAATTTTGGCATTGGTGTGCTCATCAAGCAGGACATTGGTGGATGTGAGGTTCCCATGTATGATGTTCTCATGTGTGTGAAGGTAGAATAGGCCGCGAGTCATGCCCTGCgctattttcatcctttttggCCAATCAATGGGTGTATCAGGACCACGAGCTGCAACCAAATGGAACAAATTATAATGAGGacatttaagtttttctaaAGGAATCAAAACTAGTAGACAATTATTAGCTGATCATTGCAAATTTAGAATATGAAGCTGCAAGACTTACCATGGAGGAATGTTGCAAGACTCCCTTTACGCATGTAATCAAAAACAAGAAGCTTTTCTCCTTTGGGTCCCAAGTAATAAGCCCTGAGTGCCAATAGATTTGGGTGCCTGATTTTCCCAAGAACATTAACCTCAGCTTCAAATTCTCTCTGACTTTTAgttattttctctctcaatctcttcACAGCAACTTCACTCCCATCCTCCAATGTGGCCTTATAGACAGTTCCATAAGTACTCTTCCCCATTATCTCTGCGGTAGCACATAAAAGATCATCTGCTGTAAAAACCATTGGTCCATCAAAATGGACTAGTTTCCCCCCTGCCTCTCCGCCTGCTTCTACTTCACCCCCAACAGGTGGGACCCCCTTTTCAGCCCTTGCAGCACCGGCTCTTTCTGTGGCCTGACCATTCTTTGCTTTTGATGCTGCTCTTTTCCTCATCAAGCAGCAGATCAATATGACACAAAGAACGAGCAGAACAATGACGAGGGCTCCAGCTGCTATGAGAATTATGTCTTTGGTACCTAGATTGCGGTGATGGGCATTTGATCCCTTTGGAGATGGGGGTGCTTGGGAAGGACATGAAATTGAACCACTAAACCCACATAGCTGAACGTTCCCCACAAAAGAGCTTGCATTAAATTTCTGAGAGAGAGCAGTGGGAACAGGACCAGAGAGATTATTGTAAGAAACATTgaaagaaacaaggtttcttagATCAGCAAGGGAAGCTGGGATTTCTCCACTAAGATTATTGAAGGATAAATCTAGTTGTGTAAGAGTGGAAATGTTGCCAAAAGTAGTGGGAATGCTACCCCTAAATTGGTTTCTCCTCAAATTTAGAACAGAAAGTTTATGTAATCTGTCAAGATCTTGTGGGATTTGGTTATCAAGGTTGTTGCTCTCAAGATTCAAAAGAACAAGTGAGGATAGATTAGAGACACTGGCAGGCATGCTTCCATTTATGGCATTATTAGAGATATCCAATGTTCTTAGCCTAGAAAGCCTCCCTATTTCAACTGGGATTGATCCAATAATCTGGTTATTACTAAGCGAAATCTCTTCAAGCTCACTTAATGTGCCTAAAGAAGCTGGAATGCTTCCAGAGAAGAAGTTATGATCAACGGCCAATGACCTAAGTTGAAAGTTGTTCTTTTCTAGTGCTCCACCCCACGAGTTTGGGATAGAGCCAGAGAGGTTATTGTGTTGGAGAGCAAGGTACATAAGGGAAGGAGAGCGAGTGAGGCTAACAGGGATTGAACCCGAAAACGAATTGAGGCTTAGATTAAGCCTATAAAGTTTGGTAGAGTTTGCAAGACTATCTGGGATTGTCCCAGTGAGTAAATTGTTACTAATATCAAGTGTTTGGAGCAAAGGACATGAACCTAATGAAGGAGGGATTGAACCTGAAAGCCTATTGTTGAATAGCTGAACTCCTCTGAGACTTGGGAGAAGCCCCAATGAGGAAGGGATTGAACCTTCAATAACATTGTCATGGAGGCTAAGCTTTCGAAGAGCCTGAAATTGGCCAATCTTTTCAGTGATTCGGCCTCCAAGTCCTCTCCATGGAAGCTGGAGTACAATAACCTGTCCTTGTGCACACTTAATTCCAGTCCAACCACCTGAACAAGCTCCATAGCCACTATCATTCCAGCTCCTTAAGAACCCTCTGGGGTCATCTAATTCATGCTTGAATGCTTGAAGTGCTTCATAGTCAGCTTGTGTGACAACTACCCCATCCCAAATCTCGCTTGAAACAGGCTTAGTGAAACATACTGGTAGcaaaaaaagcaacaaaaagtGGGAGCAAAGGAAGAGATCtttcaaaaaccccaagaaATGAAAAGGATCATGGATTTTAGACTGAACCTTCCACTTCTCTTTCTTATTGAGTGAAATACAATGCCAACCCGCCCTCCTTTTCATCAGAAACTCAAGAATCTGAAAAGGgtatttgtaaaaattgttcAAAAGTAAAGCTTGGTTAGCCATAGCCACTAAGAAATACTGTAGCAGagtttgaaaacaaaacaaaaaacaaaaaaagaatctgAGTTTTCGCTACTATGAAAGAGGTGTGAATGAAACAGAAACAAAGATCAGTTGGAAGAGGGTTTTGTAGTGTGAACTGAAGGGTGGGGTTTCTCTTCTCTGAATGTGCACGTGAAgctcacagagagagagagagagagagggaatcTTGCATTGGGAGAGAGGAAAACCCGAGACAAAATGTCAGGTGGGGTGGGTGC of Quercus lobata isolate SW786 chromosome 8, ValleyOak3.0 Primary Assembly, whole genome shotgun sequence contains these proteins:
- the LOC115954686 gene encoding probably inactive leucine-rich repeat receptor-like protein kinase IMK2; this encodes MANQALLLNNFYKYPFQILEFLMKRRAGWHCISLNKKEKWKVQSKIHDPFHFLGFLKDLFLCSHFLLLFLLPVCFTKPVSSEIWDGVVVTQADYEALQAFKHELDDPRGFLRSWNDSGYGACSGGWTGIKCAQGQVIVLQLPWRGLGGRITEKIGQFQALRKLSLHDNVIEGSIPSSLGLLPSLRGVQLFNNRLSGSIPPSLGSCPLLQTLDISNNLLTGTIPDSLANSTKLYRLNLSLNSFSGSIPVSLTRSPSLMYLALQHNNLSGSIPNSWGGALEKNNFQLRSLAVDHNFFSGSIPASLGTLSELEEISLSNNQIIGSIPVEIGRLSRLRTLDISNNAINGSMPASVSNLSSLVLLNLESNNLDNQIPQDLDRLHKLSVLNLRRNQFRGSIPTTFGNISTLTQLDLSFNNLSGEIPASLADLRNLVSFNVSYNNLSGPVPTALSQKFNASSFVGNVQLCGFSGSISCPSQAPPSPKGSNAHHRNLGTKDIILIAAGALVIVLLVLCVILICCLMRKRAASKAKNGQATERAGAARAEKGVPPVGGEVEAGGEAGGKLVHFDGPMVFTADDLLCATAEIMGKSTYGTVYKATLEDGSEVAVKRLREKITKSQREFEAEVNVLGKIRHPNLLALRAYYLGPKGEKLLVFDYMRKGSLATFLHARGPDTPIDWPKRMKIAQGMTRGLFYLHTHENIIHGNLTSTNVLLDEHTNAKIADFGLSRLMTAAANSNVIATAGALGYRAPELSKLKKANTKTDVYSLGVIILELLTGKSPGEALNGVDLPQWVASIVKEEWTNEVFDLELMRDASTIGDELLNTLKLALHCVDPSPSARPEVQQVLQQLEEIRPEVASSSGDDGAGVPSTSE